Proteins from a genomic interval of Antedon mediterranea chromosome 5, ecAntMedi1.1, whole genome shotgun sequence:
- the LOC140049859 gene encoding fucolectin-like translates to MTEKITPFSKPTGGEIITEEITPSSRPTGGEIITEEMTPSSRPTVNVKVTKFVEAKQSSNYGYSGAVAGKAIDGKTDGNFGKKTCTHTQNSGNPWWYVDLGSPIPISKIVIYNRGDCCGNRLRDAKVRVGNNNVSPFDKGNDQCGATLSTSMIRTNPIEIVCSPPITGQYVSVYLPRREFLTLCEVELYTDRSKNV, encoded by the exons gcGGAGAAATAATTACAGAAGAAATTACACcatctagtaggcctacag gcGGAGAAATAATTACAGAAGAAATGACACcatctagtaggcctacag TAAACGTGAAAGTTACAAAGTTTGTAGAAGCTAAACAGAGTTCTAATTATGGTTATTCTGGAGCTGTTGCTGGTAAAGCCATCGATGGAAAAACCGACGGAAACTTTGGGAAAAAGACGTGTACCCACACCC AGAATTCTGGAAATCCTTGGTGgtatgttgatttaggatcacCCATTCCTATTTCAAAGATTGTGATATATAACAGAGGAGACTGTTGTG GTAATAGGCTGAGAGATGCTAAAGTTCGTGTTGGGAACAACAACGTTTCACCTTTTGATAAAGGAAATGACCAATGTGGAGCTACTCTATCGACATCCATGATTCGTACAAATCCTATTGAAATTGTGTGTAGCCCACCAATCACAGGACAGTACGTCAGTGTATATCTTCCTCGACGGGAATTTCTCACTCTTTGTGAAGTAGAACTATATACAGATAGAAGTAAGAATGTATAA